From the genome of Chanos chanos chromosome 5, fChaCha1.1, whole genome shotgun sequence, one region includes:
- the adcyap1b gene encoding adenylate cyclase activating polypeptide 1b isoform X1: MARSSKATLALLLYGIIMHYSAYCTPIGLTYPKIRLENDVYDEDGNSLSDMAFDADQIAIRSPPSLTDDIYTLYYPEKRAERNADGLLDRALRDILVQLSARKYLHSLMAVRVGGGTSMEDDSEPLSKRHSDGIFTDSYSRYRKQMAVKKYLAAVLGRRYRQRFRNKGRRFSYL, translated from the exons ATGGCCAGATCTAGTAAAGCGACTTTAGCGTTGCTCCTCTACGGAATCATAATGCACTACAGCGCCTACTGCACGCCTATTGGGCTCACTTATCCCAAGATTAG ACTTGAAAATGATGTGTATGACGAAGACGGAAACTCGTTAAGCGATATGGCATTTGACGCTGATCAAATTGCTATACGAAGTCCCCCATCTCTAACGGACGACATATACACGCTCTACTATCCAGAAAAAAG AGCGGAAAGGAATGCAGATGGATTATTAGATAGAGCCTTGAGGGACATCCTGGTTCAGTTATCAGCACGAAAATATCTGCATTCTCTGATGGCAGTTCGTGTAGG CGGGGGAACCAGTATGGAAGATGATTCAGAGCCATTATCAAAGAGGCATTCGGACGGGATCTTCACCGACAGTTACAGTCGCTATCGAAAACAGATGGCCGTCAAGAAATATCTTGCAGCGGTCCTTGGAAGAAGGTACAGACAGAGATTTAGAAACAAAGGACGCCGATTTTCCTATTTGTAG
- the adcyap1b gene encoding adenylate cyclase activating polypeptide 1b isoform X2, with protein sequence MARSSKATLALLLYGIIMHYSAYCTPIGLTYPKIRLENDVYDEDGNSLSDMAFDADQIAIRSPPSLTDDIYTLYYPEKSGGTSMEDDSEPLSKRHSDGIFTDSYSRYRKQMAVKKYLAAVLGRRYRQRFRNKGRRFSYL encoded by the exons ATGGCCAGATCTAGTAAAGCGACTTTAGCGTTGCTCCTCTACGGAATCATAATGCACTACAGCGCCTACTGCACGCCTATTGGGCTCACTTATCCCAAGATTAG ACTTGAAAATGATGTGTATGACGAAGACGGAAACTCGTTAAGCGATATGGCATTTGACGCTGATCAAATTGCTATACGAAGTCCCCCATCTCTAACGGACGACATATACACGCTCTACTATCCAGAAAAAAG CGGGGGAACCAGTATGGAAGATGATTCAGAGCCATTATCAAAGAGGCATTCGGACGGGATCTTCACCGACAGTTACAGTCGCTATCGAAAACAGATGGCCGTCAAGAAATATCTTGCAGCGGTCCTTGGAAGAAGGTACAGACAGAGATTTAGAAACAAAGGACGCCGATTTTCCTATTTGTAG